One segment of Arcanobacterium phocae DNA contains the following:
- the ybaK gene encoding Cys-tRNA(Pro) deacylase codes for MAGKKKSGQHKAGHAGTPALMVLEDARVPFTLYEYEHSEQMEHGYARDTAEILGCDPDAVFKTLMVESGRDIFVAIVPASARLHLKSVAKAAGVKSVAMMDPREAEKVTGYVTGGISPLGQKRQFPIFLDESALMTDEILVSGGKRSLSVGIAPADFIAVSGAKVADIAEW; via the coding sequence ATGGCTGGTAAGAAGAAATCAGGACAACACAAGGCGGGCCATGCGGGAACTCCGGCGCTGATGGTGCTGGAAGATGCGCGGGTGCCGTTCACTTTGTATGAGTATGAGCATTCGGAGCAGATGGAACATGGCTATGCTCGCGATACGGCGGAGATTCTGGGTTGTGATCCGGATGCTGTTTTTAAGACTTTGATGGTGGAGTCGGGGCGCGATATTTTTGTGGCGATTGTGCCGGCGAGCGCGCGGCTTCATTTGAAGTCAGTGGCGAAGGCGGCGGGCGTGAAGTCGGTTGCGATGATGGATCCTCGCGAAGCGGAGAAGGTCACTGGCTATGTTACTGGCGGTATTTCGCCGCTGGGACAGAAGCGTCAGTTCCCGATCTTTTTGGATGAGTCTGCGCTGATGACGGACGAGATTCTGGTTTCTGGTGGGAAGCGGAGTTTGTCGGTTGGTATTGCGCCGGCGGATTTCATTGCGGTGTCTGGTGCTAAGGTTGCAGATATTGCTGAATGGTGA
- a CDS encoding GNAT family N-acetyltransferase, giving the protein MNNRDRFYLRPAARVDADAIHQLRAAIFAQEFPEFTFDDVAEHDELVRILTNPQSTSIWLADLNNTIAGYIRTDSLGVGHNRMLAVTWFGVRADVRRRHYGTKLLNAAIGDMPAYAYAPRAIASSTGFYENNGFTHIENDDDATAVAIDLLPSMPQLSTCSAFIR; this is encoded by the coding sequence ATGAATAATCGTGACCGTTTCTATCTACGCCCCGCCGCGCGTGTCGACGCCGACGCAATCCATCAACTCCGAGCCGCCATTTTTGCCCAAGAATTCCCCGAATTTACGTTCGACGACGTCGCCGAGCACGACGAACTTGTCCGCATTCTCACCAACCCGCAAAGCACAAGCATCTGGCTTGCTGACCTCAACAACACCATCGCCGGCTATATTCGGACCGACTCGCTCGGCGTCGGCCACAACCGAATGCTCGCCGTCACCTGGTTCGGCGTGCGCGCTGATGTTCGTCGTCGTCACTATGGAACAAAACTACTCAACGCCGCCATCGGCGACATGCCCGCATACGCATACGCGCCCCGTGCCATCGCGAGTAGCACCGGTTTCTACGAAAATAACGGGTTCACCCACATCGAAAACGACGACGACGCAACCGCCGTCGCTATCGATCTTCTGCCAAGCATGCCACAATTAAGCACATGCTCAGCATTTATACGTTAA
- a CDS encoding DUF3806 domain-containing protein, protein MTSLHVRQLSESEVSQITTNIDIATNQNLTDSVESIDLAARNLRQAQPADLESQLQVLGAALGAIISAQTQMQWAAVTDGIESAIVLIGTVGENTVVVYPFDVVERRWNLDEPKVFTQYVSDVLDSIRVSQNAAESPESE, encoded by the coding sequence ATGACGAGTTTACATGTACGCCAACTGTCCGAATCTGAAGTCAGCCAAATAACTACAAACATTGATATAGCAACGAACCAGAATTTAACTGACTCGGTTGAAAGTATTGACTTAGCTGCAAGAAATCTACGCCAAGCCCAACCTGCAGACCTCGAATCGCAACTCCAAGTTCTCGGAGCGGCGCTTGGAGCAATTATTTCCGCCCAGACTCAGATGCAATGGGCGGCAGTTACTGACGGAATTGAATCAGCAATTGTTCTGATTGGAACCGTTGGTGAAAACACCGTGGTTGTCTACCCGTTCGACGTCGTCGAAAGACGATGGAACCTCGACGAACCGAAGGTGTTCACGCAGTACGTCAGCGATGTCCTCGACTCTATTAGAGTGAGCCAAAACGCTGCGGAATCTCCAGAATCCGAGTAA
- a CDS encoding NUDIX hydrolase has protein sequence MTPFNAAVLALLSGPGDNPSLLVTVRAPKMRTHAGQISLPGGGRDSHETPEETALRETWEEVGIDPQYVDVLGTMQKTVAPRTGHVVVPVIGRLTYDSIESAPYPLKLSVNEVSSAHWITLTDLASPLNRGTWQRAERTGPGFAVGELMIWGFTAQIIDRLLVKTSFNEPWDVTRILEIPQRFGSL, from the coding sequence GTGACCCCGTTTAACGCGGCGGTGCTGGCCTTACTGAGCGGTCCCGGTGATAACCCTTCTCTTTTAGTTACCGTGCGTGCACCAAAAATGCGAACCCACGCTGGGCAGATAAGTTTGCCGGGTGGCGGTCGTGACAGTCACGAAACGCCAGAAGAAACAGCCTTGCGAGAAACGTGGGAGGAAGTAGGAATAGACCCTCAATACGTTGACGTATTGGGGACGATGCAGAAGACGGTTGCTCCCCGAACGGGTCACGTCGTCGTCCCGGTTATCGGCCGTCTCACGTACGACTCAATTGAATCGGCTCCGTACCCGTTAAAGCTCAGCGTTAATGAAGTATCAAGTGCTCACTGGATAACTCTGACTGACCTTGCTAGTCCTCTCAATCGTGGAACCTGGCAACGAGCCGAACGTACTGGTCCAGGTTTCGCCGTCGGGGAACTCATGATCTGGGGATTCACCGCTCAAATTATTGATCGGCTACTGGTAAAGACTAGTTTTAACGAGCCGTGGGATGTTACTCGGATTCTGGAGATTCCGCAGCGTTTTGGCTCACTCTAA
- a CDS encoding ExeM/NucH family extracellular endonuclease, translating into MKLSRSMKIAAVFTASLLALPAATQPAVAAGAVESKGADHLVINEVYVDGTQTKGTYRDYVELYNPTSAPISLEGFTLQGYASTKNKSGGTTVLTGTIESHGYFLVTAKNGKPTNEITADNSGGKFDLSAGKNGASIALFHNTDIPQKITPDSETIDLVGWGKKGLGEGTSIPDVAKGDLSFQRKTPGVDTDDNFQDFEIKEATPMNFQGDAKVKADAEGSEPGTPEEENPGEPSIPDVADPETPAPEVSIAQIQGTTDKTPYEDKIVTTTGIVTAVYPYGGFQGFYMQTPGSGGNEDKTPQASDGIFVYVGNFSKLADKKGMKPGSITIGDYLEVTGTVSERYGLTQMSVYKKGNENQPATVTKLKKDDTIVAPTPVTLDRIPDAEADREKLEGMLVKISGEYTVSANYLTNRHGRLDLAPGKEPFQIPSDATADKSKWQELADKIERERIALDDGASMDYTYGGSGDKKWGNYKYPVPYLDVNNPLRVGTVITLPQAMILDFRSNRVGYKKYENRWNLQPTKPLTDKNISNKDEWKNWVSFKSTREPAPQFKDGNVTITSFNVLNYFPTLGEDTKGCSAYKAYDGTGLTNTGKKCAPRGAYSQKAFEMQQSKIVKAINELDSTVVGLEEIENSVKFGEDRDAAIGNLVNELNKDAGKQKWAFVKSPDAKHLPKLADQDVIRLAFIYQQDLIEPVDESKVLYDGKEWKYARQPLAQKFRAIRNGQAEGKPFVVVINHLKSKGSDKDTVPNDGFQGNNNHMRVNQVTEMATWVQKNFAQDPVFVIGDLNSYSHEDPLTTLETKFGYTSIAEKMGVKNHSYQFGGVVGSLDHALGNAEAMKMVKAADVWNVNAMEPVAFEYARWNYNVNYKNLFDADSPYRSSDHDPIKVAIDTRNSVPWTELTPATPVDPEPQPEPQPQPDPEPQPEATVVTPKASAVNPQASDPAACKITPFVTIEPIEGVTYQVTVDGKQLKPVDGNANKFEYPYGKTVKVVATLKDGYKLAEGAQTEWSWTAPTREELKCSVPWTELTPATPAPQDPAPQDPTPQDPTPVPDQPGQDKKDSGMKDSGKKDSKSGKSGLAKTGIETSGLAGLAVIAMIAGGAIVARRRNA; encoded by the coding sequence ATGAAACTTTCGCGTTCGATGAAGATAGCGGCTGTATTCACCGCATCGCTTCTTGCTCTCCCAGCGGCAACGCAGCCGGCTGTGGCGGCAGGTGCGGTCGAGTCTAAAGGAGCCGACCATCTTGTAATCAATGAAGTTTATGTTGACGGTACTCAAACCAAGGGGACTTATCGGGATTATGTTGAGCTCTATAATCCGACCAGTGCCCCGATTAGCTTAGAAGGGTTCACGCTGCAGGGATACGCCAGTACAAAAAATAAGTCTGGCGGAACCACGGTGCTGACAGGAACAATCGAGTCACATGGGTACTTTCTCGTCACTGCTAAAAATGGCAAACCTACTAATGAAATAACTGCCGATAATTCAGGTGGAAAATTTGATCTAAGTGCCGGTAAAAACGGTGCTTCGATAGCATTGTTTCACAACACGGATATTCCACAAAAAATAACTCCTGATTCAGAAACAATCGATCTTGTCGGATGGGGAAAGAAGGGCTTAGGCGAAGGTACTTCTATTCCAGATGTTGCGAAGGGAGACTTATCTTTCCAGCGTAAAACTCCCGGTGTAGATACCGATGATAATTTCCAAGATTTTGAAATTAAAGAAGCTACCCCAATGAATTTCCAGGGGGATGCCAAAGTAAAAGCTGATGCCGAAGGATCCGAGCCAGGTACGCCAGAAGAAGAGAACCCAGGCGAACCAAGTATCCCAGACGTTGCAGATCCGGAAACACCAGCCCCAGAGGTCAGTATCGCTCAGATTCAGGGCACAACAGATAAAACACCATATGAAGATAAAATTGTTACCACAACTGGTATCGTGACCGCAGTATATCCATATGGTGGTTTCCAAGGCTTCTACATGCAGACTCCTGGAAGCGGCGGTAATGAGGACAAAACTCCACAGGCTTCTGATGGCATCTTCGTATATGTCGGTAACTTTTCCAAGCTAGCTGATAAAAAAGGGATGAAGCCTGGATCGATTACAATAGGCGACTACCTCGAAGTAACTGGCACTGTAAGTGAACGCTATGGTCTAACTCAGATGAGTGTTTACAAAAAAGGAAATGAAAATCAGCCGGCAACAGTAACAAAGCTTAAGAAAGACGATACTATAGTTGCCCCGACGCCAGTAACGTTAGATCGGATTCCAGATGCTGAAGCTGACCGTGAAAAACTTGAGGGCATGCTGGTAAAGATTTCCGGAGAATATACAGTTTCTGCAAATTACCTCACCAATCGGCATGGACGCTTAGATTTAGCGCCAGGCAAAGAACCATTCCAGATTCCATCAGATGCGACCGCAGATAAATCCAAGTGGCAAGAACTAGCAGACAAGATCGAGCGTGAGCGCATTGCTCTTGATGACGGCGCTTCCATGGACTACACCTATGGCGGAAGTGGTGACAAGAAGTGGGGCAACTACAAGTATCCTGTGCCATACCTTGACGTTAATAATCCGTTGCGTGTTGGAACTGTGATTACTTTGCCACAGGCAATGATTCTTGATTTTAGAAGCAACCGAGTGGGGTACAAAAAATATGAGAACCGTTGGAATCTCCAACCAACCAAACCTCTGACCGACAAAAATATTTCTAATAAAGACGAGTGGAAGAATTGGGTTAGCTTTAAGTCTACCCGTGAGCCAGCTCCTCAGTTTAAAGACGGTAATGTCACAATCACATCCTTTAATGTACTCAACTACTTCCCAACTCTTGGCGAAGATACAAAAGGCTGTTCTGCGTATAAAGCGTACGATGGTACTGGCTTAACCAACACTGGCAAAAAGTGTGCACCACGCGGAGCCTATTCGCAAAAAGCTTTTGAGATGCAGCAATCTAAGATTGTCAAAGCAATTAATGAACTTGACTCAACTGTGGTAGGCCTCGAAGAAATTGAGAACTCAGTGAAGTTCGGCGAAGACCGTGACGCTGCCATTGGAAATCTCGTTAATGAACTCAATAAAGATGCAGGAAAACAAAAGTGGGCTTTTGTGAAATCGCCAGATGCAAAACATCTTCCAAAACTCGCTGATCAAGACGTCATTCGTCTGGCTTTCATCTATCAGCAAGACCTAATCGAACCAGTTGACGAATCAAAGGTACTCTATGACGGCAAAGAATGGAAGTACGCACGCCAGCCGCTAGCACAAAAATTCCGGGCTATCAGAAACGGACAGGCAGAAGGTAAGCCGTTCGTCGTCGTCATCAACCATCTCAAATCAAAGGGATCAGACAAAGACACAGTGCCGAATGATGGTTTCCAAGGTAACAACAACCATATGCGAGTTAACCAAGTGACCGAAATGGCCACGTGGGTCCAGAAGAACTTTGCCCAGGATCCAGTATTTGTTATCGGAGATCTGAACTCTTATTCTCATGAAGACCCACTGACTACGTTGGAAACGAAGTTCGGTTACACCTCAATCGCTGAGAAGATGGGTGTCAAGAACCACTCCTACCAATTTGGTGGAGTAGTCGGATCTCTCGACCATGCTCTCGGAAACGCTGAAGCCATGAAAATGGTCAAGGCAGCCGACGTGTGGAACGTGAACGCAATGGAACCAGTCGCATTCGAATATGCACGCTGGAATTACAACGTGAACTATAAGAACTTGTTCGACGCTGATTCGCCATACCGTTCATCGGATCATGATCCGATCAAGGTCGCCATCGACACCCGCAACTCAGTTCCATGGACCGAGCTGACACCGGCTACACCAGTAGACCCGGAGCCTCAGCCGGAGCCGCAGCCGCAACCAGATCCGGAGCCTCAGCCAGAGGCAACTGTCGTTACGCCAAAGGCTTCGGCAGTCAACCCGCAAGCTTCTGACCCGGCAGCCTGCAAGATCACTCCATTTGTCACCATCGAACCTATTGAGGGCGTGACCTACCAGGTGACCGTTGATGGTAAGCAGCTCAAGCCTGTTGATGGAAACGCTAACAAGTTTGAGTACCCATACGGCAAGACCGTGAAAGTTGTAGCGACGCTCAAAGACGGTTACAAGCTGGCTGAAGGCGCACAGACTGAATGGTCGTGGACTGCGCCAACGCGTGAAGAGCTCAAGTGCTCAGTTCCATGGACCGAACTGACCCCAGCTACGCCAGCACCACAAGATCCAGCACCACAAGATCCAACACCACAAGATCCAACTCCAGTTCCAGACCAGCCTGGTCAGGACAAGAAGGATAGCGGCATGAAGGATAGTGGCAAGAAGGACAGTAAATCTGGCAAGTCAGGACTAGCCAAGACCGGTATTGAAACCTCCGGTTTGGCCGGTCTAGCAGTTATCGCAATGATCGCAGGCGGAGCAATCGTCGCCCGTCGTCGAAACGCATAA
- a CDS encoding heat shock protein transcriptional repressor HspR, whose translation MSKVSNSAPIFTVSVAAELAGMHAQTVRQYDRLGLVVAKRTRGGGRRYSLHDVDRLTEIQRLSQEEGINLAGIARIFELRDELAKMSRAKSVIEQQLIDLRNEHVAMQEHMRNQRERKERVIAVNSSGKVEASGSIESLRRTLRAVREDERNRSSQTATSPDIHNQSSAVVPSPQQLDWLMELLEQHMLERLGHRQANLVTSRREAENKTIDANGILDVSEILP comes from the coding sequence ATGTCGAAAGTTTCCAATAGTGCTCCGATTTTTACAGTATCGGTAGCTGCTGAATTAGCAGGAATGCATGCTCAGACAGTAAGACAGTACGATCGGTTAGGACTTGTTGTTGCCAAAAGAACGCGCGGAGGCGGACGCCGGTATTCGCTACATGATGTAGATCGGTTAACAGAGATACAACGTCTTTCCCAAGAAGAAGGCATTAACCTAGCTGGCATTGCTCGAATATTTGAGCTGCGTGACGAACTCGCAAAAATGTCCCGAGCGAAATCCGTTATTGAACAGCAACTTATCGATTTACGCAATGAACATGTGGCAATGCAAGAACATATGCGTAACCAACGCGAACGCAAAGAGCGTGTCATAGCTGTTAATTCATCTGGCAAAGTCGAGGCATCTGGATCAATTGAATCTCTGCGTCGTACCCTGCGCGCTGTTCGGGAAGACGAACGAAACCGCAGTTCACAAACTGCAACGAGCCCTGATATTCACAACCAATCAAGCGCAGTTGTTCCTAGCCCGCAGCAACTAGACTGGCTCATGGAACTACTCGAGCAACATATGTTAGAGCGGCTCGGACATAGGCAAGCAAACCTTGTTACTTCGCGTCGCGAAGCCGAGAATAAAACAATAGATGCTAATGGAATTCTTGACGTTAGCGAGATCCTACCGTGA